A region from the Agrobacterium cucumeris genome encodes:
- the murA gene encoding UDP-N-acetylglucosamine 1-carboxyvinyltransferase has translation MDRIRITGGNKLNGIIPISGAKNAALPLMIASLLTSDTLTLENVPHLADVEQLIRILGNHGVDISVNGRRESQGEAYSRTVHFTCRTVVDTTAPYELVSKMRASFWVIGPLLAREGRARVSLPGGCAIGTRPVDLFIEGLEALGATMEIDGGYINATAPKGGLIGAVYTFPKVSVGATHVMLMAASLARGTTVIHNAAREPEVVDLAQCLTAMGAKIEGAGTSTITIEGVTSLSGARHRVLPDRIETGTYAMAVAMAGGDVVLEGTRASLLDNALDTLRLAGVTISETETGLRVVRNGNGIQPVDVVTEPFPGFPTDLQAQFMALMTRSQGVSHITETIFENRFMHVQELARLGAKISLSGQMARIEGVSRLKGAPVMATDLRASVSLVIAGLVAEGETMVSRVYHLDRGFERLEEKLTRCGALVERVSD, from the coding sequence ATGGATCGCATCAGAATTACGGGTGGCAACAAGCTTAACGGCATCATTCCCATCTCCGGCGCAAAAAACGCCGCCTTGCCGTTGATGATCGCATCGCTTCTGACCAGCGACACGCTGACGCTCGAAAACGTGCCGCATCTGGCCGATGTTGAACAGCTCATCCGTATTCTCGGCAATCACGGCGTCGATATTTCCGTCAATGGCCGCCGCGAAAGCCAGGGCGAAGCCTATTCCCGCACCGTCCATTTCACCTGCCGCACCGTGGTCGATACGACGGCCCCTTATGAGCTGGTTTCCAAGATGCGCGCCAGCTTCTGGGTCATCGGCCCGCTTCTGGCCCGTGAAGGCCGCGCCCGCGTTTCCCTGCCTGGCGGTTGCGCCATCGGCACGCGCCCGGTTGATCTGTTTATTGAGGGCCTCGAGGCGCTCGGCGCGACGATGGAAATCGACGGCGGCTACATCAACGCCACGGCCCCCAAGGGTGGCCTGATCGGCGCGGTTTATACTTTCCCGAAAGTCTCCGTCGGCGCAACACATGTGATGTTGATGGCCGCGAGCCTTGCCCGCGGCACCACCGTCATTCACAACGCGGCCCGCGAGCCGGAAGTGGTCGATCTGGCGCAGTGCCTCACCGCCATGGGCGCGAAGATCGAAGGTGCGGGCACCTCCACCATCACCATCGAGGGCGTCACCTCGCTTTCCGGCGCGCGCCACCGGGTTCTGCCTGATCGTATCGAGACCGGCACCTATGCCATGGCGGTTGCCATGGCCGGCGGTGACGTGGTGCTGGAAGGCACGCGCGCTTCGCTGCTCGACAATGCGCTCGATACGCTGCGGCTTGCGGGTGTGACGATCAGCGAGACCGAGACCGGCCTTCGCGTGGTGCGCAACGGCAATGGCATCCAGCCGGTCGATGTTGTCACCGAGCCCTTCCCCGGCTTCCCCACCGATCTGCAGGCGCAGTTCATGGCGCTGATGACCCGCTCGCAGGGCGTTTCCCACATTACCGAAACCATCTTCGAAAACCGCTTCATGCATGTGCAGGAACTGGCCCGCCTCGGCGCGAAGATTTCGCTCTCCGGCCAGATGGCCCGCATTGAGGGCGTCTCCCGCCTGAAGGGTGCGCCCGTGATGGCGACCGATCTGCGCGCCTCCGTCTCGCTGGTCATTGCCGGTCTGGTGGCGGAAGGCGAGACCATGGTTTCGCGTGTCTACCATCTCGATCGCGGTTTCGAGCGCCTCGAAGAAAAGCTTACCCGCTGCGGCGCACTGGTCGAACGCGTCAGCGATTGA
- a CDS encoding flagellin, which translates to MTSILTNVAAMSALQTLRSIGQNMETTQDRVSSGQRVGEASDNAAYWSIATTMRSDNGALSAVQDALGLGAAKVDTAYSGMESSIDVVKEIKNKLVAAREPGVDKSKIQEEISQLQDQLKSISSSSSFSGENWLQAKISDGAGNLTDVTKQVVGSFIRDAGGNVSVKTINVALTADTVLFDTSSGTAANKAGILDTFAYYSKSGTYDLFKLTAGATAATATTKVVAAETYTEAQLKASALGNGAAVADYEVMANGLAVIKNAAAGSPIAATGTYLKVGDDKYVKIISAAAGAPAASDGPTAPVVNTSIGSVGGVAVYLDQGAASTADKLAYSLTSLDITKDLVGPTGVTQTAEQALDTMISFVDKQLQSMTSAAADLGSVKMRIELQENFVNKLTDSLDKGIGRLVDAEMNEESTRLKALQTQQQLAVQALSIANNDSQSILSLFR; encoded by the coding sequence ATGACAAGCATTCTTACCAACGTCGCAGCCATGTCTGCGCTCCAGACCCTGCGCTCTATCGGCCAGAACATGGAAACGACGCAGGATCGCGTCTCCTCCGGCCAGCGCGTCGGTGAAGCTTCCGACAACGCCGCCTACTGGTCGATCGCGACCACCATGCGTTCCGATAACGGCGCTCTTTCCGCCGTGCAGGACGCTCTCGGCCTCGGCGCCGCCAAGGTTGATACCGCCTATTCCGGCATGGAATCGTCGATTGACGTTGTCAAGGAAATCAAGAACAAGCTGGTTGCCGCCCGCGAACCCGGCGTCGACAAGTCCAAGATCCAGGAAGAAATCTCCCAGCTGCAGGATCAGCTGAAGTCGATCTCCAGTTCCTCGTCCTTCTCCGGCGAAAACTGGCTGCAGGCGAAGATCAGCGACGGCGCCGGTAACCTGACCGACGTCACCAAGCAGGTCGTCGGCTCGTTCATCCGCGACGCTGGCGGCAATGTTTCCGTCAAGACGATCAATGTCGCGCTGACAGCCGACACCGTGCTGTTCGATACGTCTTCGGGCACCGCCGCGAACAAGGCCGGTATCCTTGACACCTTCGCTTATTACTCCAAGTCCGGCACCTACGATCTCTTCAAACTGACTGCCGGCGCTACCGCCGCTACAGCAACGACCAAGGTCGTAGCTGCCGAGACCTATACCGAAGCGCAGCTCAAGGCGAGCGCCCTTGGAAATGGCGCTGCGGTTGCCGACTATGAAGTAATGGCAAACGGCCTGGCGGTCATCAAAAACGCAGCCGCGGGTTCCCCGATTGCCGCAACCGGCACATACCTTAAAGTCGGCGATGACAAGTATGTAAAAATCATCTCGGCAGCTGCCGGCGCCCCCGCCGCCTCCGACGGCCCGACGGCCCCGGTTGTAAACACCTCGATTGGCTCTGTCGGCGGCGTCGCTGTATATCTCGATCAGGGCGCTGCAAGCACTGCAGACAAGCTTGCTTACTCCCTGACATCGCTCGACATCACCAAGGATCTCGTCGGCCCGACCGGTGTGACCCAGACCGCCGAGCAGGCACTCGACACCATGATCTCCTTCGTCGACAAGCAGCTTCAGAGCATGACGTCCGCCGCCGCCGACCTCGGCTCGGTCAAGATGCGCATCGAACTGCAGGAAAACTTCGTCAACAAGCTGACCGACTCGCTCGACAAGGGTATCGGCCGTCTCGTGGACGCGGAAATGAACGAGGAATCCACGCGCCTCAAGGCTCTCCAGACCCAGCAGCAGCTGGCTGTTCAGGCCCTGTCGATCGCCAACAACGACTCGCAGAGCATTCTCTCGCTCTTCCGGTAA
- a CDS encoding flagellar basal body-associated FliL family protein — MENEQAESKKKSSPVVMTIAGVVILTLLGAGGGWLVGGMIAPKIAGAEAAAHAPAASGEKGKAAEGIEKISAEANGIVQLDPITTNLAYPSTNWVRLEVALMFKGPVEVGLAEDIHQDIMAYVRTVSLQQLEGPRGFQYLKDDIQERVDLRSQGRVSKVMFRTFVIE, encoded by the coding sequence ATGGAAAACGAACAGGCTGAGAGCAAGAAAAAGTCCTCCCCGGTGGTCATGACCATCGCCGGGGTTGTGATCCTGACGCTGCTCGGTGCGGGCGGTGGCTGGCTGGTGGGCGGCATGATCGCCCCGAAGATCGCCGGCGCGGAAGCCGCAGCGCACGCACCGGCCGCTTCGGGTGAAAAGGGCAAGGCCGCCGAGGGCATCGAGAAAATCTCGGCCGAAGCGAACGGCATCGTCCAGCTCGATCCCATCACCACCAACCTCGCCTACCCTTCGACCAACTGGGTGCGGCTGGAAGTGGCGCTGATGTTCAAGGGGCCGGTGGAAGTCGGGCTGGCGGAGGATATCCACCAGGATATCATGGCCTATGTGCGCACCGTTTCCCTTCAGCAGCTGGAAGGGCCGCGCGGCTTTCAATATCTTAAGGATGACATTCAGGAACGAGTTGACCTGCGCTCGCAAGGGCGCGTATCCAAGGTCATGTTCCGGACCTTTGTCATCGAATGA
- a CDS encoding flagellin, whose protein sequence is MTSILTNVAAMSALQTLRSIGQNMEATQDRVSSGQRVGEASDNAAYWSIATTMRSDNGALSAVQDALGLGAAKVDTAYSGMESSIDVVKEIKNKLVAAREPGVDKSKIQEEISQLQDQLKSISSSSSFSGENWLQAKISDGTGKLADITKEVVGSFIRDNSGNVSVKTINVALGNDTVLFDTSSGAAKDKQGILDSFAVYSSTGSYKNFEITTGVGAAKATTVKAAVVFNEAQLKALTPATAGTPVAVTPDATTGLYVVTLGSTATENGAYLKIGDDQYVKVMGDGTAATASTGTAAIDTAQKALGTVAIGTSKDGQNVYLQTGTGNQLAKALSYSLTSLNITKDLVGTLTNADGSALSANQYLDAMIVFVDKQLQSMISASADLGSVKMRVELQENFVNKLTDSLDKGIGRLVDAEMNEESTRLKALQTQQQLAVQALSIANNDSQSILSLFR, encoded by the coding sequence ATGACCAGCATTTTGACAAACGTTGCAGCCATGTCTGCACTCCAGACCCTGCGTTCCATCGGCCAGAACATGGAAGCCACACAGGACCGCGTCTCCTCCGGCCAGCGTGTCGGCGAAGCTTCCGACAACGCCGCCTATTGGTCGATCGCGACCACCATGCGTTCCGACAACGGCGCTCTGTCCGCCGTACAGGACGCCCTTGGCCTCGGCGCTGCCAAGGTTGATACCGCCTATTCCGGCATGGAATCGTCGATCGACGTCGTCAAGGAAATCAAGAACAAGCTGGTTGCCGCCCGCGAACCCGGCGTCGACAAATCCAAGATCCAGGAAGAAATTTCCCAGCTGCAGGATCAGCTGAAGTCGATCTCCAGCTCTTCGTCCTTCTCCGGCGAGAACTGGCTGCAGGCGAAGATCAGCGATGGCACGGGTAAACTGGCCGACATCACCAAGGAAGTTGTCGGCTCCTTTATCCGCGACAACAGCGGCAACGTTTCGGTAAAGACCATCAATGTCGCGCTCGGCAATGACACCGTCCTGTTCGACACGTCTTCCGGCGCTGCGAAGGACAAGCAGGGCATTCTCGACTCTTTCGCCGTCTATTCCTCGACCGGGTCATACAAGAACTTCGAAATCACGACGGGCGTCGGCGCTGCAAAGGCGACTACGGTCAAGGCAGCAGTAGTGTTCAATGAAGCGCAGCTGAAGGCTCTGACGCCTGCAACGGCGGGAACGCCGGTCGCTGTTACCCCTGACGCTACCACCGGCCTCTATGTCGTCACTTTGGGTTCGACGGCAACGGAGAACGGCGCTTACCTGAAGATCGGCGACGATCAATATGTCAAAGTCATGGGTGATGGCACGGCAGCCACCGCTTCAACGGGTACTGCCGCCATCGACACGGCCCAGAAAGCGCTCGGCACTGTCGCGATCGGCACGTCCAAGGATGGTCAGAACGTTTATCTTCAAACAGGAACCGGTAACCAGCTGGCGAAAGCGCTTTCCTACTCTCTGACGTCTCTGAACATCACCAAGGATCTCGTCGGAACGTTGACGAATGCGGACGGTTCCGCACTTTCTGCGAACCAGTATCTCGACGCGATGATCGTATTCGTCGACAAGCAGCTCCAGAGCATGATCTCCGCCTCCGCCGACCTTGGTTCAGTCAAGATGCGTGTCGAACTGCAGGAAAACTTCGTCAACAAGCTGACCGACTCGCTCGACAAGGGTATCGGCCGTCTCGTGGACGCTGAAATGAACGAGGAATCCACGCGCCTCAAGGCTCTCCAGACCCAGCAGCAGCTGGCTGTTCAGGCCCTGTCGATCGCCAACAACGACTCGCAGAGCATTCTCTCGCTCTTCCGGTAA
- a CDS encoding flagellin, which produces MTSILTNVAAMAALQTLRAIGSSMEETQSRVSSGLRVKTASDNAAYWSIATTMRSDNGALSAVQDALGLGAAKVDTAYSAMETTVDVVKEISKKLVAAREAGVDKAKIQEEIRQLQDQLKSIGESASFSGENWLKGKISDASGNLTPITKQVVGSFIRDGAGNVAVKTINIQVDNKTALFDTSTGATKNGILDSSAYYSDTGVLRDFEITTTTPAGVATTTPSTAKVFTQSQLLGFPSGTTTTVSAADATTGLVTVAAATTARNNGTYFKIGENAAGEALYVKANNTAPTPAGTTVTAIGTGGSSNNNIYLETAAATSQMAQKLDYSLIDLDITKDLSGLTDAKGQPLTENDGLDNMIQFVNTQLESLISASADLGSIKMRLDLQEDFVSKLTDSIDKGIGRLVDADMNEESTRLKALQTQQQLAIQSLSIANTSSENILSLFRQ; this is translated from the coding sequence ATGACCAGCATTTTGACGAACGTCGCGGCAATGGCCGCCCTGCAGACCCTTCGCGCCATCGGCAGCAGCATGGAAGAAACGCAGTCGCGCGTCTCCTCCGGCCTGCGCGTCAAGACCGCATCCGACAACGCCGCTTACTGGTCGATCGCGACCACCATGCGTTCCGATAATGGCGCTCTGTCCGCCGTGCAGGACGCCCTCGGCCTCGGCGCCGCCAAGGTCGATACCGCCTATTCCGCCATGGAAACCACCGTCGATGTCGTCAAGGAAATCAGCAAGAAGCTGGTTGCCGCCCGCGAAGCAGGCGTCGACAAGGCCAAGATCCAGGAAGAAATCCGCCAGCTTCAGGACCAGCTGAAGAGCATCGGCGAATCCGCCTCCTTCTCCGGCGAAAACTGGCTGAAAGGCAAGATCAGCGACGCCTCCGGTAACCTGACACCCATCACCAAACAGGTCGTCGGCTCCTTCATCCGCGATGGCGCAGGTAACGTCGCCGTCAAGACCATCAACATTCAGGTCGACAACAAGACTGCGCTTTTCGATACGTCCACCGGCGCGACGAAAAACGGCATTCTCGACAGCTCTGCCTATTACTCCGACACCGGCGTTCTGCGCGATTTCGAGATCACGACGACGACACCTGCAGGTGTCGCAACAACCACGCCTTCCACTGCAAAAGTATTTACCCAATCTCAGCTTCTGGGCTTCCCCTCGGGCACGACAACCACGGTTTCCGCTGCAGACGCAACGACCGGCCTCGTAACTGTTGCCGCCGCCACCACTGCACGAAACAACGGCACCTATTTCAAGATCGGTGAAAACGCAGCTGGCGAAGCACTCTATGTGAAGGCCAACAATACGGCACCGACGCCCGCTGGCACCACGGTGACGGCAATTGGCACCGGTGGCTCTTCCAACAACAACATCTATCTCGAAACCGCTGCGGCAACATCGCAGATGGCGCAGAAGCTTGATTACTCGCTGATCGATCTGGACATCACCAAGGACCTCAGCGGCCTGACGGATGCCAAAGGCCAGCCGCTGACAGAGAATGACGGTCTCGACAACATGATCCAGTTCGTCAACACGCAGCTGGAATCGCTCATCAGTGCAAGTGCTGATCTTGGTTCGATCAAGATGCGTCTCGATCTACAGGAAGACTTCGTCTCGAAGCTGACCGACTCCATCGACAAGGGCATCGGCCGCCTCGTTGACGCCGACATGAACGAAGAATCCACCCGACTGAAGGCTCTCCAGACGCAGCAGCAGCTGGCGATCCAGTCGCTCTCCATCGCCAATACCAGCTCCGAAAATATCCTGTCGCTATTCCGCCAGTAA
- the flgH gene encoding flagellar basal body L-ring protein FlgH, with translation MSTRRLPALLLPLALLAGCQNNQTLKEIGNAPAMSPIGSGLQFSQTPQMGMYPKQPKHMASGYSLWSDSQGALFKDLRALNIGDILTVNIQINDKADFDNETERNRTNSSGLNWKAKAEIFGWTPEADSNIKYGSDTDTQAKGKTKRSEKLTLMVAAVVTGILENGNLIISGSQEVRVNHEIRILNVGGIVRPQDVDAQNMISYERIAEARISYGGRGRLTEVQQPPVGQQVVDLFSPL, from the coding sequence ATGAGCACGCGTCGTCTTCCGGCCCTCCTCCTGCCGCTCGCTCTCCTGGCAGGCTGCCAGAACAACCAGACCCTGAAGGAAATCGGCAACGCACCCGCGATGAGCCCGATCGGCAGCGGTCTGCAATTCAGCCAGACGCCGCAGATGGGCATGTATCCCAAGCAGCCGAAACATATGGCGAGCGGCTATTCGCTGTGGAGCGACAGCCAGGGCGCCTTGTTCAAGGATCTGCGCGCGCTGAATATCGGCGACATCCTGACCGTCAACATCCAGATCAACGACAAGGCCGATTTCGACAACGAGACCGAGCGCAACCGCACCAATTCCAGCGGTCTGAACTGGAAGGCCAAGGCGGAAATCTTCGGCTGGACGCCGGAGGCGGACTCCAACATCAAATACGGATCCGATACCGACACCCAGGCCAAGGGCAAGACCAAGCGTTCCGAAAAGCTGACGCTGATGGTGGCCGCCGTGGTGACCGGCATTCTGGAAAACGGCAACCTCATCATCAGCGGTTCGCAGGAAGTGCGCGTCAACCATGAAATCCGCATCCTCAATGTCGGTGGTATCGTCAGGCCGCAGGATGTCGATGCGCAGAACATGATTTCCTATGAGCGTATCGCCGAGGCCCGCATCTCCTACGGCGGTCGTGGCCGCCTGACGGAAGTGCAGCAGCCCCCGGTCGGTCAGCAGGTCGTCGACCTGTTCTCGCCGCTCTGA
- a CDS encoding DUF2948 family protein — protein MSGLKLLALDTEDLSVISTHMQDSVFKLKDVAFEPKHGQFTLSANRFVWESADKKNLPPERCRSVVFLKRVSAVRSYGINRTDKEQVLSLLAIRFVQNGEGPDGAVELTLSGGGAIALDVECIEAQLTDVSGAWETAAKPHHPDSE, from the coding sequence ATGAGCGGCCTGAAATTGCTCGCGCTGGATACTGAAGATCTCTCCGTCATCTCGACGCATATGCAGGACAGCGTCTTTAAACTGAAAGACGTTGCCTTCGAGCCGAAGCATGGCCAGTTCACGCTTTCCGCCAATCGTTTCGTGTGGGAAAGCGCCGACAAGAAGAACCTGCCGCCGGAACGCTGCCGCAGCGTGGTTTTCCTCAAGCGGGTATCCGCCGTGCGCTCCTATGGCATCAACCGCACCGACAAGGAGCAGGTCCTGTCGCTTCTCGCCATCCGCTTCGTGCAGAATGGCGAAGGGCCGGATGGAGCCGTTGAGCTGACGCTTTCGGGCGGCGGCGCCATTGCGCTCGATGTCGAATGCATCGAGGCGCAGCTGACCGATGTGAGCGGCGCATGGGAAACCGCCGCCAAACCGCATCACCCCGATAGCGAATAA
- a CDS encoding flagellin: MTSILTNVAAMSALQTLRSIGQNMETTQDRVSSGQRVGEASDNAAYWSIATTMRSDNGALSAVQDALGLGAAKVDTAYSGMESSIDVVKEIKNKLVAAREPGVDKSKIQEEISQLQDQLKSISSSSSFSGENWLQAKVSDGTGKLTDVTKQVVGSFIRDSGGNVSVKTINVALSNDTVLFDTSSGAAKDKQGILDSFASYSSTGAYKNFEITTGVGAAKATTVKAAMVFTEAQLKGLTPAAAATPVTAVADATTGLVVVANASAAENGAYLKIGDDQFVKVMGDGTTGNATTVDTAQVTAGTVAIGTTKDGKNVYLETGANNQLAKALNYSLTSLDITKDLVGPTGVTLTAEQSLDAMVSFVDKQLQSMTSAAADLGSVKMRIELQENFVNKLTDSLDKGIGRLVDAEMNEESTRLKALQTQQQLAVQALSIANNDSQSILSLFR; the protein is encoded by the coding sequence ATGACAAGCATTCTTACCAACGTCGCAGCTATGTCTGCGCTCCAGACCCTGCGCTCTATCGGCCAGAACATGGAAACGACGCAGGATCGCGTCTCCTCCGGCCAGCGCGTCGGTGAAGCTTCCGACAACGCCGCCTACTGGTCGATCGCAACCACCATGCGTTCCGATAACGGCGCTCTTTCTGCTGTACAGGACGCTCTCGGCCTCGGCGCTGCCAAGGTTGATACCGCCTATTCCGGCATGGAATCGTCCATCGACGTCGTCAAGGAAATCAAGAACAAGCTGGTTGCCGCCCGCGAACCCGGCGTCGACAAGTCCAAGATCCAGGAAGAAATTTCCCAGCTGCAGGATCAGCTGAAGTCGATCTCCAGCTCCTCGTCCTTCTCCGGTGAAAACTGGCTGCAGGCGAAAGTCAGCGACGGCACGGGCAAGCTGACCGACGTCACCAAACAGGTTGTTGGTTCGTTCATCCGTGATTCCGGTGGCAACGTTTCTGTCAAGACGATCAACGTTGCCCTTAGCAACGACACCGTCCTGTTCGATACGTCTTCCGGCGCTGCAAAGGACAAGCAGGGCATCCTCGATTCCTTCGCTTCCTATTCCTCGACCGGCGCTTACAAGAACTTCGAAATTACGACTGGTGTTGGCGCTGCCAAGGCCACCACAGTCAAGGCTGCAATGGTATTCACCGAAGCACAGCTCAAGGGTCTGACGCCCGCTGCTGCTGCTACTCCGGTTACTGCCGTCGCTGATGCGACAACCGGCCTGGTCGTCGTCGCCAACGCGTCGGCAGCCGAGAACGGCGCTTACCTGAAAATCGGTGACGACCAGTTCGTCAAGGTTATGGGTGACGGCACCACCGGCAACGCCACCACTGTTGACACGGCACAGGTTACGGCTGGCACCGTGGCAATCGGCACGACGAAGGATGGCAAGAACGTCTATCTTGAAACCGGCGCCAACAACCAGCTCGCCAAAGCCCTGAACTACTCGCTGACGTCGCTCGACATCACCAAGGATCTCGTCGGCCCGACCGGCGTGACCCTGACCGCCGAGCAGTCCCTCGACGCCATGGTCTCCTTCGTCGACAAGCAGCTCCAGAGCATGACGTCCGCCGCCGCCGACCTCGGCTCGGTCAAGATGCGCATCGAACTGCAGGAAAACTTCGTCAACAAGCTGACCGACTCGCTCGACAAGGGCATCGGCCGTCTCGTGGACGCTGAAATGAACGAGGAATCCACGCGCCTCAAGGCTCTCCAGACCCAGCAGCAGCTGGCTGTTCAGGCCCTGTCGATCGCCAACAACGACTCGCAGAGCATTCTCTCGCTCTTCCGTTAA
- a CDS encoding flagellin: protein MASILTNASSMAALQTLRTISNNMESTQNRISTGQRVSTASDNAAYWSIATTMRSDNAALGSVSDALGLGAAKIDTAYAGMESAIKVVDQIKQKLVTAKESTADKAKIQAEITQLQDQLTSITSSASFSGENWLKGSIGKAGAAAADLAVGVSIDKQIVGSFTRDASGNVQTQAVDIKLDGTNVLVDSSGKNQGLLDKNATKATVAQWTDGKYYTATTTPPAAATASKVSDSVWTDGAATPKFFKEVEPNKFLEVTDATGTALAGTPTALTTTAAVFVTDTSVSKVDITKLDTIKTGLGLAATATNEDVLDSLISHVDGQLEGMNSAAAKLGALSSRISLQEDFVSKLSDTMEKGIGRLVDADMNEESTRLKALQTQQQLAIQALSIANSDSQNILSLFR from the coding sequence ATGGCAAGCATTCTTACCAACGCTTCTTCTATGGCCGCTCTCCAGACGTTGCGCACGATCAGCAACAACATGGAATCGACGCAGAACCGCATCTCGACTGGCCAACGCGTCAGCACGGCTTCCGACAACGCCGCTTACTGGTCGATCGCGACCACGATGCGCTCCGACAATGCAGCCCTCGGCTCGGTTTCCGACGCTCTGGGTCTCGGCGCCGCAAAGATCGACACTGCCTATGCCGGTATGGAATCTGCGATCAAGGTCGTTGACCAGATCAAGCAGAAGCTCGTCACCGCCAAGGAATCCACCGCCGACAAGGCAAAGATCCAGGCTGAAATCACCCAGCTCCAGGATCAGCTGACGTCCATCACCTCTTCCGCATCGTTCTCCGGTGAAAACTGGCTGAAGGGCTCGATCGGCAAGGCCGGTGCTGCTGCTGCCGATCTGGCAGTCGGCGTATCGATCGACAAGCAGATCGTTGGCTCGTTCACCCGTGACGCATCTGGCAATGTCCAGACGCAGGCTGTTGATATCAAGCTTGACGGCACGAACGTACTGGTCGACTCCAGCGGCAAAAACCAGGGCCTTCTGGACAAGAACGCTACGAAGGCAACCGTTGCTCAGTGGACGGACGGCAAGTACTACACCGCAACGACGACCCCGCCCGCTGCTGCGACCGCTTCCAAGGTATCGGACAGCGTCTGGACGGACGGTGCCGCTACTCCGAAGTTCTTCAAGGAAGTTGAACCGAACAAGTTCCTGGAAGTAACGGACGCAACCGGTACTGCGCTCGCTGGCACACCGACCGCTCTGACCACGACGGCTGCCGTGTTCGTAACGGACACTTCCGTCTCCAAGGTCGACATCACCAAGCTCGACACCATCAAGACCGGTCTCGGCCTTGCCGCCACGGCGACTAACGAAGACGTACTGGACAGCCTGATCTCGCATGTCGATGGTCAGCTGGAAGGCATGAACTCCGCAGCTGCAAAGCTTGGTGCTCTTTCCTCGCGTATCTCCCTGCAGGAAGACTTCGTCTCCAAGCTGTCGGATACGATGGAAAAGGGTATCGGCCGCCTGGTTGACGCCGACATGAACGAAGAGTCCACCCGCCTCAAGGCTCTGCAGACGCAGCAGCAGCTGGCAATTCAGGCCCTGTCGATCGCCAACAGCGACTCGCAGAACATCCTGTCGCTCTTCCGTTAA
- the fliP gene encoding flagellar type III secretion system pore protein FliP (The bacterial flagellar biogenesis protein FliP forms a type III secretion system (T3SS)-type pore required for flagellar assembly.) produces MIRFLVTIAVLLALPGLANAQQFPSDLFNTQIDGSVAAWIIRTFGLLTVLSVAPGILIMVTSFPRFVIAFSILRSGMGLASTPSNMILLSMAMFMTFYVMSPTFDKAWTDGVQPLLQNQINEQQAIGRIAEPFRTFMNANTRDKDLKLFVDIARERGQEVMTDNVVDYRVLVPAFMLSEIRRGFEIGFLIILPFLVIDLIVATITMAMGMMMLPPTSISLPFKILFFVLIDGWNLLVGSLVRSFN; encoded by the coding sequence ATGATTCGATTTCTTGTAACCATCGCCGTCCTCCTCGCCTTGCCGGGCCTTGCCAACGCCCAGCAATTTCCGTCCGATCTGTTCAATACGCAGATAGACGGATCCGTTGCGGCATGGATCATCCGCACCTTCGGCCTTCTGACGGTTCTCTCCGTCGCACCGGGCATCCTGATCATGGTCACGAGCTTTCCGCGCTTCGTGATCGCCTTTTCGATCCTGCGCTCCGGCATGGGACTGGCCTCTACCCCGTCCAACATGATCCTGCTGTCGATGGCGATGTTCATGACCTTCTACGTCATGTCGCCCACCTTCGACAAAGCCTGGACCGACGGCGTGCAGCCGCTTTTGCAGAACCAGATCAACGAGCAGCAGGCCATAGGACGCATCGCCGAACCCTTCCGCACCTTCATGAACGCCAATACGCGTGACAAGGACCTGAAGCTGTTCGTGGATATCGCCCGCGAGCGCGGACAGGAAGTGATGACCGACAATGTCGTCGATTACCGCGTGCTCGTTCCGGCCTTCATGCTGTCGGAAATCCGCCGCGGTTTCGAGATCGGTTTCCTCATCATCCTGCCGTTTCTGGTCATCGATCTCATCGTCGCCACCATCACCATGGCCATGGGCATGATGATGCTGCCGCCCACCTCGATTTCCCTGCCGTTCAAGATCCTGTTTTTCGTGCTGATCGACGGCTGGAACCTGCTTGTCGGCAGCCTCGTCAGATCGTTCAACTGA